The genomic region GGCGGCGGCGTCGTCGTCCGCTGTCCGCCGAGCCCCCGTTCCACGCGACACGTCGACAGCCGACCTCGCCGCGCGGTAGGCATGCACCGGGCGCGGCGTTCGGCGGTGCCGGACCGGGGGATCCATGCACGCACCACGTCGACGCGCCCTGATCGGGCTGTTGTCGCTCTCGCTCGTCCTGTCCGCGCAGGCGGGCATCGCGGGATCCGCCACCGCGGCGGACGCGCGGACCAGCGCCACCCGCGCCACGCCCACCTTCACCGCGTCGCCCAAGCCGACCATCACCGGCACCCCGCGCGTCGGCTCCACCCTCACCGCCGTCACGGGCGGCTGGGCGCCGAAGCCCACGACCTTCGGCTACCGCTGGTGGCGCGACGGCGTCGCCATCGCGGGCGCGACCGGATCCACGCTGAAGCTGACGGCCGCCGACGCCGGGGCGCGCATCGACCTCACCGTCACCGCGCGCCGGGGCGGGTACGCGTCCCTCGCGCGGTCGAGCGGGCCGACCGCCGTCGTCGCGCCCGCCACCACGACGCCGACTCCGCCCGCTCCCACCCCGACCCCGGATCCGACGCCCACGCCCGACCCGACGCCTCCCGTCGCCACGGTCCCCTTCACCGAAGCATCCGACCCGGTGATCACGGGCGACGTGCAGGTCGGCCGCCCGCTGCGCGCCGTCGCCGGCATCTGGACCCCGCGCCCGACCTCGTTCGCCTACGCCTGGTTCGTGGACGGCGTGGCCGCCGCCGGTGCGACGTCCATCTCCTACACGCCCGTCGACGCGGATGCCGGCAAGCGGATCACCGCCGCGGTCACCGGCACCGCCCCCGGGATCACCCCCACCACCCGCACCAGCGCGGCCACTCCCCCGGTCGCGGCCGCGGGCGTGGAGGTCCCGGAGCGACCCTCGACGGGGAAGGTGGTCGGGAACATCTACCTCGACTCCGTGGATCCGGCCAACCTCGTCTCCTCCGGCGAGATCTACCTCGAGCCGGCGCCCCAGACGTTCAGCGACGGCGTCGCATCGGCGGTGACGAACGGCGCGTTCGCGTTCTCCGGCGTGCGCCCGGGCGAGTACCGGCTGCATGCGTTCTTCCGGTTCGGCAGCGAGTACCTGTACCAGTACTACGGCCAGACCAACGACGTGACCCGGGCGCAGACGTTCGCCGTGCAGGCCGACGGCACCGTGCGCGTCGACGTGGTGCTGAAGCGGTACACCACGATCCAGGGCACGGTGACGACGACGGGCGGGGTGCCGGCGGCCGGCGTCGCGGTCAGCGCGTACCGCATCTCCGACGGCATCCAGCTCGGCAGCGACTACACCGACGCGGAGGGCGGGTACACCATCGGCAATGCCGAGCCCGGCGACTACCTGATCCAGGTCGGAGCCCCCATCGGCGACACCCGGGGCATCATCGGCGAGTGGTACTCGGACGCCTACGACAGGGCGAGCGCGACACCCGTCACGGTCGCGCAGTGGGGCACGCCGCTCACCGGGATCGACGTGCAGCTGGCCCGCGGCGCGAGCGCGAAGGGGCAGATCTACCGGTCGGACGGCGCGGGCGCGCCCGGGGCGTCCGTGCGCGTCGTGCCCGTCGCCGCGGCCGTGGACGGCGTCCGTCCGACCACGGGCCTCGTCGCGTCGACCGACCTGTACGGCCGCTTCAGCCTGAACGGGATCACGCCGGGCCAGTACGTCGTGTACGTCGAGGGCTCCGGCGAAGCGCCCCGGGACCTCCCGCGGTGGGCCGGCGGCACCGGCAGCCTCGCGACGGCGACACGCTACACGGCGACGCTCGACGGGCAGCTCCCGGCGATCTACGTGCAGCTCCCGCGGGATCCGTCCGACCGGTCGTCGACCTCGCGCCTGGCGCCGACCGCGCGCTGACCGCCCCCGACGGGGGTCGTGACCTCGGGGCGGCGGCGGAGTAGACCGGTCTCCCGACCGGCAACCCGCCGGTCCGAGCATCGGAGCACCCATGCCCTCCGTCCGCCGACGCGGTCTCGTCGGCCTGGCCCTGATCACCGCAGCTCAGGCCGGCCCCGTCTCCCCCGCGTCCGCGGATCCCGCCCCGGCGCCCGGCGCCACCACCGCCACCGTCGTCGGTCGCGTCTACCTCGACCGCGTGGATCCCCGGAACCTCGTCCGCGACGGGAGCATCTCCCTCGAGCTCTCGGACATCCCCTTCGGCGAGAACGTCGACATCGTCGACGGATCCTTCCGGTTCGAGTCCCAACGCGCCACGCGATACACACTGCACGCCTGGCTGAGGCTCGGCGGATCCGAGGTCTCCCAGTACCTCGGCCAGGTCAACGAGTGGCGCGACGCGCGCTTCTTCACGGCGCCGGCCGGGCGGACGACCCGCGTGGACATCGTGCTCCGCACCCCCGCGAGCATCAGCGGCACGGTGATGCTCCCGGAGGGCGCGCCCGCCGGGTTCTCCCCCGTCGACGTGCTCCGCGCCACGGGCGACGGCCGGCACGAGGCGTCGGGTTCCACGGACGTGGCGGGCCGGTATGCGCTCGGGAACCTCGAGCCGGGCTTCTACGTGCTGCGCTTCGGCGTGCCGCCGGGGGATCCGACCTCCTACGGCGCCGTGTGGTCCGGCAACCGGACACAGCGCGCGCTCGCGAAGCGCATCGTCGTCTCGCAGTGGGGGCAGGTGGTCACCCGCGTCGACGCGACGCTCACGCCCGCCCGATGACGGAGCCCGCAACCGGACCCGTTCCTCAGGCGTTGTCGTCCCCGTTGTCGATCGCGACCTGGCGCGACGGATCCGCGAACGGCAGCCCCTCCGCCCCCGACACGTCCGCCATGTCCTCGCCGTGCTCGCGCGTGTAGGTGCGGTGCGCGATCCGCTCGTCGTCCATGCGCTGCGACAGCGCCGCGTAGGTGGTCTCGAGGTGCGGCACGCGGCGGATCACGTCCATCACGAGCCGGAACCGGTCGAGGTCGTTGAGCATCAGCATGTCGAACGGCGTGGTCGTGCCTCCCTGCTCGACGAACCCGCGCACGTGCATGTTCTCGTGGTTGTGCCGCTTGTACGTGAGGCGGTGGATGAGCGACGGGTAGCCGTGGAACGCGAAGACCACGGGCTTGTCGCGCGTGAACAGGGCGTCGAAGGATCCGTCGTCGAGCCCGTGCGGGTGCTGCGTCGAGTCCTGCAGCCGCATCAGGTCCACCACGTTGATGAACCGCACGCGCAGCTGCGGGATCTCCCGCTTGAGGATCTGCACCGCCGCCATCGCCTCGACGGTCGGGATGTCGCCGGCGCACGCGACCACCACGTCGGGCTCGAGCCCCGGCACCTCGGTGCCCGCCCACTCCCACACGCCCACGCCGCGCGCGCCGTGCGCCCGCGCCTCCTCGAGCGACAGCAGGCTCGCGGTCGGCTGCTTCCCGGCGACGACCACGTTGATGAGGTCGGTGCCGCGGAGGCAGTGGTCCATGGTCACGAGCAGCGAGTTCGCGTCGAACGGCAGGTACACGCGCACGATCTCGGCGCGCTTGTTCACGACGTGGTCGAGGAAGCCGGGGTCCTGGTGCGAGAAGCCGTTGTGGTCCTGCCGCCACACGTGCGAGGAGAGCAGGTACGTGAACGACGCGACCGGCCGCCGCCACTCCACCTTGGAGCTCGACTCGAGCCACTTCGCGTACTGGTTGAACATCGAGTCGACGATGTGGATGAAGGCCTCGTACGACGTGAAGAGCCCGTGCCGCCCGGTGAGCAGGTACGCCTCGAGCAGCCCCTGCGTGATGTTCTCGTTGAGGATCTCGATGACCCGGCCCTCGTGCGCCAGGTGCTCGTCGACCGGCAGCACCTCGCCCTGCCAGGCCTTCGCCGTGACCTCGTAGACGTCGTCGAGCCGGTTGCTGGCGGTCTCGTCGGGGCCGAAGATCCGGAAGTCGAGCGGGTTGCGGGCGATCACGTCGCGCAGCCAGCCGCCGAGCACCCGGGTCGGCTCGGCAATGACGCCGCGGCCGTCGCTGAGGTCGATCGCGTTCACCTCGAGCGGCGGGAGCCGGAGGTCGCGGCGGAGGAGGCCGCCGTTAGCGTGCGGGTTGGCGCTCATCCGCCGGTCGCCCTCGGGGCGGTTCGGCTGGAGCGCCGGCGTCAGCCGACCGTCGCGGTCGAAGAGCTCGTGCGGGCGGTAGCTCTCGAGCCACTCCTGGAGCTGGCGGAGGTGGTCCTCGTCGTCGCGGACGCCGGAGAGCGGCACCTGGTGCGCGCGCCACGTGCCCTCGATCTGCTTGCCCTCGACCTCGCGCGGGCCGGTCCAGCCCTTCGGTGTGCGGAGGATCAGCATCGGCCACGCCGGGCGCTCCTCGCTGCCGCCCGTACGGGCCGCGAGCTGGATCCGGCTGATGTCGTCGAGCGCCTCGCCCAGCGCTAGCGCGAACCGCTCGTGCACCGCCGCGTGGTCCTCGCCGTCGAAGCCGCCCGAGACGATCCGCGGGGAGTAACCATGACCGGTGAAGAGCGCGAGCAGCTCGTCCTCGGGGATGCGGGCGAGCACGGTCGGGTTCGCGATCTTCCAGCCGTTGAGGTTGAGGATCGGCAGCACGGCGCCGTCGGTCTCCGGGTCGAGGAACTTGTCGAGGTGCCAGCTGGCGGCG from Clavibacter michiganensis subsp. insidiosus harbors:
- a CDS encoding carboxypeptidase regulatory-like domain-containing protein, giving the protein MHAPRRRALIGLLSLSLVLSAQAGIAGSATAADARTSATRATPTFTASPKPTITGTPRVGSTLTAVTGGWAPKPTTFGYRWWRDGVAIAGATGSTLKLTAADAGARIDLTVTARRGGYASLARSSGPTAVVAPATTTPTPPAPTPTPDPTPTPDPTPPVATVPFTEASDPVITGDVQVGRPLRAVAGIWTPRPTSFAYAWFVDGVAAAGATSISYTPVDADAGKRITAAVTGTAPGITPTTRTSAATPPVAAAGVEVPERPSTGKVVGNIYLDSVDPANLVSSGEIYLEPAPQTFSDGVASAVTNGAFAFSGVRPGEYRLHAFFRFGSEYLYQYYGQTNDVTRAQTFAVQADGTVRVDVVLKRYTTIQGTVTTTGGVPAAGVAVSAYRISDGIQLGSDYTDAEGGYTIGNAEPGDYLIQVGAPIGDTRGIIGEWYSDAYDRASATPVTVAQWGTPLTGIDVQLARGASAKGQIYRSDGAGAPGASVRVVPVAAAVDGVRPTTGLVASTDLYGRFSLNGITPGQYVVYVEGSGEAPRDLPRWAGGTGSLATATRYTATLDGQLPAIYVQLPRDPSDRSSTSRLAPTAR
- a CDS encoding phosphoketolase family protein; its protein translation is MASDTAPRDPAAPLYLDVVDGWWRAANYLSVGQIYLLDDPLLERPLTRDDIKPRLLGHWGTTPLLNFVYAHLNRAIIERDLDMIYIAGPGHGGPGMVANAYLDGTYSELFSAATPDRDGLRHLFRQFSFPGGVPSHAAPETPGSINEGGELGYSLVHAYGAALDNPDLVVACVIGDGEAETATLAASWHLDKFLDPETDGAVLPILNLNGWKIANPTVLARIPEDELLALFTGHGYSPRIVSGGFDGEDHAAVHERFALALGEALDDISRIQLAARTGGSEERPAWPMLILRTPKGWTGPREVEGKQIEGTWRAHQVPLSGVRDDEDHLRQLQEWLESYRPHELFDRDGRLTPALQPNRPEGDRRMSANPHANGGLLRRDLRLPPLEVNAIDLSDGRGVIAEPTRVLGGWLRDVIARNPLDFRIFGPDETASNRLDDVYEVTAKAWQGEVLPVDEHLAHEGRVIEILNENITQGLLEAYLLTGRHGLFTSYEAFIHIVDSMFNQYAKWLESSSKVEWRRPVASFTYLLSSHVWRQDHNGFSHQDPGFLDHVVNKRAEIVRVYLPFDANSLLVTMDHCLRGTDLINVVVAGKQPTASLLSLEEARAHGARGVGVWEWAGTEVPGLEPDVVVACAGDIPTVEAMAAVQILKREIPQLRVRFINVVDLMRLQDSTQHPHGLDDGSFDALFTRDKPVVFAFHGYPSLIHRLTYKRHNHENMHVRGFVEQGGTTTPFDMLMLNDLDRFRLVMDVIRRVPHLETTYAALSQRMDDERIAHRTYTREHGEDMADVSGAEGLPFADPSRQVAIDNGDDNA
- a CDS encoding carboxypeptidase-like regulatory domain-containing protein, giving the protein MPSVRRRGLVGLALITAAQAGPVSPASADPAPAPGATTATVVGRVYLDRVDPRNLVRDGSISLELSDIPFGENVDIVDGSFRFESQRATRYTLHAWLRLGGSEVSQYLGQVNEWRDARFFTAPAGRTTRVDIVLRTPASISGTVMLPEGAPAGFSPVDVLRATGDGRHEASGSTDVAGRYALGNLEPGFYVLRFGVPPGDPTSYGAVWSGNRTQRALAKRIVVSQWGQVVTRVDATLTPAR